The following are encoded together in the Daucus carota subsp. sativus chromosome 5, DH1 v3.0, whole genome shotgun sequence genome:
- the LOC108223666 gene encoding LIMR family protein At5g01460 — translation MGDFNLALVLVAIIVSILVFIFNIYLLINYQHPDDKNQAYFPKFVVVFGLTVAFLSILMLPADVANRQACKHAIYNGACNFTLPMKDLWLAIYIVDAILVFFVIPFAMFYYEGDQDKTIGKRMKSALCWVVTTAIVVALVLGILYGLVGKVDFTVKHLTSDTTTFTNNWSSFTSGQQCIGNGARQCSAFTSNSSSETTWTQRATFPEYVVALATIVGSVLFSIFGGVGIACLPLGLIFSFIRRPKAVITRSQYIKEATELGKKAKELKKAADALHQEERSGSKGRKWRKNTKALEKELLLLEEDVKALEEMYPQGEKAETTWALTVLGYLAKLVLGILGLIVSIAWIAHIVIYLLIDPPLSSFLNEVFIKLDDIWGLLGTAAFAFFCMYLLFAVIAGAMMLGLRLVFITIHPMKWGATLMNSFLFNVGLILLCSISVIQFCSTAFAYYAQATAAQEIFGHTLQSLRGIKYLYKYNVFQIAFIVLAGLTFVYYAAFGWRRKKPSGRFQLSS, via the exons ATGGGTGATTTCAACCTCGCACTAGTCCTAGTAGCCATAATCGTCTCAATCCTAGTCTTTATCTTCAACATCTACCTTCTAATAAACTACCAACACCCTGATGATAAGAACCAAGCTTATTTCCCCAAATTTGTAGTTGTTTTCGGTCTCACTGTCGCCTTCTTGTCGATTCTTATGTTACCGGCCGATGTCGCGAATCGGCAAGCTTGTAAACACGCTATTTACAATGGCGCTTGTAATTTCACGCTCCCGATGAAGGATTTGTGGCTTGCGATTTACATTGTTGATGCTATTCTCGTGTTCTTCGTTATTCCGTTTGCGATGTTCTATTATGAAGGCGATCAGGACAA GACTATTGGTAAGAGGATGAAAAGTGCGTTGTGCTGGGTGGTTACTACTGCTATTGTTGTTGCGCTTGTGCTCGGGATTTTGTACG GTCTTGTTGGAAAAGTGGACTTTACTGTTAAACACCTCACTTCTGATACAACTAcctttacaaataattggtcaAGTTTCACAAGTGGCCAACAGTGTATTGGAAATGGTGCACGTCAG TGTTCTGCATTTACTTCAAATTCTTCGTCAGAGACAACTTGGACACAGCGTGCCACTTTTCCGGAATATGTCGTAGCTTTGGCCACAATTGTTGGCTCTGTACTTTTCTCA ATATTTGGCGGTGTTGGAATTGCTTGTTTACCACTGGGACTTATATTTTCCTTCATTAGACGTCCGAAGGCTGTTATAACTCGTTCACAGTATATCAAG GAAGCAACAGAACTAGGTAAAAAGGCAAAGGAATTGAAGAAAGCTGCTGATGCCTTGCATCAGGAAGAAAGAAGTGGATCCAAAGGAAGAAAGTGGCGTAAGAACACCAAGGCACTCGAAAAG GAGTTGCTTCTTTTGGAAGAAGATGTCAAAGCATTAGAAGAAATGTATCCCCAAGGTGAAAAG GCTGAGACGACGTGGGCTTTGACCGTTCTTGGTTATTTGGCCAAACTTGTTTTGGGGATTTTGGG GTTAATAGTGTCAATTGCATGGATTGCACATATCGTGATATATCTATTGATTGATCCTCCACTTTCTTCATTCTTGAATGAAGTTTTCATCAAGTTAGATGATATCTGGG GTCTGCTGGGTACTGCTGCATTTGCTTTCTTTTGCATGTATCTCCTCTTTGCAGTGATTGCTGGGGCAATGATGCTTGGTCTGAGATTGGTTTTTATCACTATTCATCCTATGAA GTGGGGAGCAACTCTCATGAATTCCTTTCTGTTCAATGTGGGGCTTATTCTTCTTTGTTCTATAAG TGTTATTCAGTTCTGTTCTACTGCATTTGCCTACTATGCCCAAGCTACTGCTGCTCAAGAAATATTTGGTCACACATTGCAATCTCTCCGtggaatcaaatatttatacaa GTATAACGTGTTCCAAATTGCATTTATTGTTCTGGCCGGTTTAACGTTTGTGTATTATGCAGCCTTT GGATGGAGAAGGAAAAAACCAAGTGGCAGGTTCCAACTTTCCAGTTGA
- the LOC108221108 gene encoding cytochrome P450 734A1 produces the protein MIFLVLAISLIFVSLKSLYSIIWVPWRIQHFFRKQGVNGPSYCPFYGNTAEIMQMTKEAQSKSIPFTHDIVHRVCPDYYQWSAKYGRTFLCWFGLKPRLALADPDMIKDVLSNSIDMIDRLDFNPLARLLFGQGLPGLTSHKWTAHRRIATPAFNIEQVKAWVPEMVASVSKMLEIWEDKGEEKDEVEIEVYKEFLDLSAEILSKTVFGSSFEEGKHIFELQEQQVTLTMRALHTVYIPGFRFLPTKMNKLRWKLEKETRDAIRVIIERNSKTTDNSNNLISLLMSGSSHTKELGPGLEIEEVIDECKTFYFAGKESTANAVTWAVLLLAQHQEWQSKARREVFQVCRGNELPAADKMHEFKIVSMILKETLRLYNPVSRLLRRSLKNVKIGSLNVPAGTEFYLALADVHHETEIWGPDANEFNPSRFAEPPKHLGSYLPFGLGSKNCIGRNLALVEAKIILAMIIKKFSFVVSPSYVHAPAMSFTLQPQYGAHILVRRIGD, from the exons ATGATTTTCTTGGTTCTTGCCATCTCGCTGATTTTTGTGAGCTTGAAATCTCTCTACTCGATTATATGGGTTCCATGGAGAATTCAACACTTCTTCAGAAAACAAGGTGTAAACGGCCCCAGCTACTGTCCATTTTATGGGAACACAGCAGAGATCATGCAAATGACTAAGGAAGCTCAATCAAAATCCATTCCTTTCACTCATGATATTGTGCACCGTGTGTGCCCGGATTATTACCAGTGGTCTGCCAAGTATGGCAGGACTTTCTTGTGCTGGTTCGGGCTAAAGCCAAGACTGGCTTTGGCAGATCCAGATATGATTAAAGACGTCTTGTCCAATTCTATCGATATGATTGATAGGCTTGACTTCAATCCCTTGGCTAGGCTGCTCTTTGGCCAGGGACTTCCTGGCTTGACGAGTCACAAATGGACTGCTCATCGAAGGATAGCAACCCCTGCATTCAATATAGAACAAGTGAAG GCTTGGGTGCCAGAGATGGTGGCTAGTGTTTCAAAAATGCTGGAGATTTGGGAAGATAAAGGAGAAGAGAAGGATGAAGTGGAGATTGAAGTTTACAAAGAATTTCTTGACTTGTCAGCTGAGATTTTATCAAAAACAGTTTTTGGGAGTAGTTTTGAAGAGGGGAAGCACATATTTGAGTTGCAAGAACAGCAAGTGACCCTTACAATGCGGGCTTTGCACACTGTCTATATTCCTGGATTCAG GTTCTTGCCTACTAAAATGAACAAATTGAGGTGGAAATTAGAGAAGGAAACTCGAGATGCAATCAGGGTGATTATTGAGAGAAATAGCAAAACAACTGACAATTCAAATAATCTAATAAGCCTATTAATGTCTGGTAGTAGTCACACGAAAGAACTTGGACCTGGGTTGGAGATTGAGGAGGTCATTGATGAGTGCAAGACATTCTATTTTGCTGGAAAAGAATCAACAGCGAATGCTGTTACTTGGGCAGTGCTCCTTTTAGCACAACATCAGGAATGGCAAAGCAAAGCCCGCAGGGAAGTTTTTCAAGTGTGCAGAGGCAATGAACTTCCAGCTGCAGATAAAATGCACGAGTTCAAGATA GTTAGTATGATACTGAAAGAAACACTTAGACTCTACAATCCAGTGAGTCGTTTATTGAGACGGAGCTTAAAGAAtgttaagattggcagcttaaACGTCCCAGCTGGAACAGAATTCTACTTGGCTCTAGCAGATGTCCATCATGAAACAGAGATATGGGGACCAGATGCCAACGAGTTCAATCCTTCTAGGTTTGCCGAACCTCCAAAGCATTTGGGCTCATACTTACCATTTGGCCTGGGATCCAAAAATTGTATAGGTCGAAATTTGGCATTGGTTGAGGCTAAAATCATCCTAGCTATGATCATTAAGAAGTTTTCCTTTGTGGTTTCACCATCATATGTTCATGCTCCAGCAATGTCGTTCACATTGCAGCCTCAGTATGGTGCTCATATCCTTGTTAGGAGGATCGGTGATTAG
- the LOC108221934 gene encoding jasmonate-induced oxygenase 2 produces the protein MSCLQSWPEPIVRVQSLSDSGIQIIPDRYVKKPTDRPSLSLTAPMAANHTNIPVIDLRNLFSEEPALRAATVAAVGKACKEWGFFQAVNHGVSHRLMADTREAWRSFFHLPVEEKLAYANTPTTYEGYGSRLGVEKGAILDWSDYFFLHYLPTNLRDLNKWPKFPTSCCELVEEYNSELAKLAEKLMKVLSANLGLQENQLQQALGGEEVGASLRVNFYPKCPQPDLTLGLSPHSDPGALTLLLADNNVSGLQVRKGENWITVKPVPNAIIVNVGDQVQVVSNGNYKSVEHRVIVNSAAERVSLAFFYNPKGDKLIQPIKELVTENSPLYLPMTFNEYRTYIRTRGPSGKSQVDSLKSPR, from the exons atgAGCTGTTTGCAGAGTTGGCCTGAACCGATTGTCCGAGTCCAATCCTTATCGGACAGTGGCATCCAGATTATCCCGGACCGCTACGTGAAAAAGCCCACAGACAGGCCTTCACTGTCACTCACCGCTCCAATGGCGGCTAATCACACTAATATTCCTGTTATTGATCTCCGGAACTTGTTTTCTGAGGAGCCTGCGTTACGGGCCGCCACGGTGGCTGCCGTGGGCAAGGCATGCAAGGAGTGGGGGTTTTTTCAGGCGGTGAACCATGGCGTTAGTCACCGGCTAATGGCGGACACTCGGGAAGCATGGAGGAGTTTTTTTCACCTTCCGGTGGAAGAGAAACTAGCGTATGCGAATACGCCGACGACGTATGAAGGGTACGGTAGTCGGCTTGGAGTGGAGAAAGGAGCCATATTGGATTGGAGTGACTATTTTTTTCTTCATTATCTTCCTACTAATCTCAGGGACCTCAATAAGTGGCCCAAGTTTCCCACCTCTTGTTG TGAATTGGTGGAGGAGTACAACTCCGAACTGGCCAAACTTGCTGAAAAACTGATGAAGGTACTATCCGCGAACCTCGGGCTCCAAGAAAACCAGCTGCAACAAGCCTTAGGAGGAGAAGAGGTTGGTGCTTCTCTGAGGGTGAACTTCTACCCCAAATGCCCCCAACCAGACCTCACTCTCGGCCTCTCGCCGCACTCGGACCCCGGCGCCTTGACGCTCCTCCTGGCCGACAATAACGTATCGGGTCTGCAGGTTCGAAAAGGTGAAAACTGGATCACTGTGAAGCCAGTCCCGAATGCCATCATTGTCAATGTTGGTGACCAAGTTCAG GTAGTAAGTAATGGAAATTACAAGAGTGTGGAGCACAGGGTGATAGTCAATTCAGCTGCAGAACGAGTTTCTCTTGCTTTCTTCTACAATCCCAAGGGAGATAAATTGATTCAGCCTATTAAGGAGCTCGTGACAGAGAACTCTCCTTTATATCTTCCCATGACTTTTAATGAATACAGAACTTATATCAGGACAAGGGGACCTTCTGGAAAATCTCAGGTCGATTCACTCAAGTCGCCGCGATGA
- the LOC108221715 gene encoding myb family transcription factor PHL7, with amino-acid sequence MGSNRSGGVGKERLKWTQEMHELFEKAVDQLGGPDRATPKGVLKAMGIPGLTIYHVKSHLQNYRMAKFVPETPNKNKFKRSNSDILPNFSATVGAQLHEALQMQMGVQRRLSDQIEVQRNLKVKMEAQGRFLERIAEEHKSRPNINGKPRKSSSPVSLPCLCKESESESDSDIQKSDIRSDEKFQGSKRAHFDQEDVLLRRHKNFAAGYCAQQCMFVPKG; translated from the exons ATGGGTTCTAATAGATCTGGGGGCGTAGGAAAAGAGCGACTGAAATGGACGCAAGAAATGCACGAGCTTTTTGAGAAAGCAGTTGATCAGCTCGGAGGTCCTGATA GGGCGACACCAAAGGGTGTCTTGAAGGCTATGGGAATTCCTGGCCTAACAATTTACCATGTAAAGAGTCACTTACAG AATTACAGGATGGCAAAATTTGTCCCAGAAACACCCAATA AAAACAAGTTTAAGAGGAGTAACTCAGACATATTACCAAATTTCAGTGCAACTGT TGGTGCTCAGCTTCATGAAGCATTACAGATGCAGATGGGAGTGCAGAGGCGACTGAGTGATCAAATTGAGGTAC AAAGGAATCTGAAGGTGAAAATGGAGGCACAGGGGAGGTTCCTTGAGAGAATTGCAGAAGAACATAAAAGCAGGCCAAATATTAATGGGAAGCCTAGAAAGTCTTCCTCTCCGGTCTCACTTCCATGCCTTTGTAAGGAGTCAGAGTCTGAATCTGATTCAGACATCCAAAAATCTGACATAAGATCTGATGAGAAGTTCCAAGGATCAAAGCGGGCTCATTTTGATCAGGAAGATGTTCTACTACGAAGACATAAAAATTTTGCTGCAGGATATTGCGCTCAACAATGCATGTTTGTGCCTAAAGGATAA